A single window of Nicotiana tomentosiformis chromosome 1, ASM39032v3, whole genome shotgun sequence DNA harbors:
- the LOC104093922 gene encoding uncharacterized protein isoform X3: MVETRRSSSSSKRSLSSPSSPISNGKRSKAAEALSSSTNDTLGEKIQGELNESGPESAEQEVRSADLDAAADVPQKSLETEAANEPLVSPMTLDVEKSKAKESALNRGKKRQLKSNVAAAAWGKLVSQCSQNPHVVMHRATYTVGQGRGSDLWIGDSSVSKTLCNLKHTETEKGVSITLLEVMGKKGDVQVNGKVYPKNSTVPLKGGDEVVFGSSGQHSYIFDDNLSAASFAHSVSILGAHSGSIKGLHLEARSRDPSTVAVASTLASLSNLPKELSLLPPSSQNGKDVKQSSEVPILPAASGVADKDDLDIDMKDASDCNDVPRVLVDEKNDVTSPDVGNGNLNLDNIALDSVDAEIGKVRPLLRVLAGSSASEFGLSGISKILEEQRDFRELFKDFDPPISALTRRQAFKNALEQGVLDFNNIEVSFENFPYYLSENTKDILIASTYIHLKCNKFAKYTSDLPTVCPRILLSGPAGSEIYQETLAKALAKHFGAKLLIVDSLLLPGGSIAKDVDPVKESSKPGRASVFAKRAAQAAALHLNKKPASSVEADITGGSTISSHAQPKQEASTASSKNYTFKKGDRVKYVGSSSGFSPLQTPLRGPTYGYKGKVVLAFEENGSSKIGVRFDKSIPEGNDLGGLCDEDHGFFCAADLLRLDSSSTDEIDKLAINELFEVASNESKSSPLVLFIKDIEKSMVGNPEAYAAFKIKLEHLPENVVAIASLTQSDNRKEKSHPGGLLFTKFGSNQTALLDLAFPDNFGRLHDRSKETPKTMKQLTRLFPNKVTIQIPQDETLLSDWKQQLDRDMETMKSQANIASIRNVLNRIRIDCPDLETLCIKDQALTNESVEKIVGWALSHHFMHESESSVKDAKLVISGESIAYGLNILQGIQSETKSSKKSLKDVVTENEFEKRLLGDVIPPSDIGVTFNDIGALETVKDTLKELVMLPLQRPELFCKGQLTKPCKGILLFGPPGTGKTMLAKAVATEAGANFINISMSSITSKWFGEGEKYVKAVFTLASKIAPSVVFVDEVDSMLGRRENPGEHEAMRKMKNEFMVNWDGLRTKDKERVLVLAATNRPFDLDEAVIRRLPRRLMVNVPDAPNRKKILRVILAKEELVPNVDVEAIANMTEGYSGSDLKNLCVTAAHCPIREILEKEKKEKASAVAENKPSPALHSSADIRPLNMDDFKYAHEQVCASVSPESSNMNELLQWNELYGEGGSRKKISLSYFM, translated from the exons ATGGTTGAGACCAGACGCAGCTCTTCGTCCTCCAAGCGTTCTCTCTCGTCCCCCTCCTCTCCTATTTCTAACGGCAAGCGCTCCAAG GCGGCGGAGGCATTGTCATCGTCGACTAATGATACGCTTGGGGAGAAAATCCAGGGTGAGTTGAATGAATCAGGACCTGAATCTGCTGAACAAGAGGTTCGATCAGCTGATCTGGACGCTGCTGCTGATGTGCCACAAAAATCGCTGGAAACTGAAGCCGCAAACGAGCCTTTGGTATCACCCATGACTTTAG ATGTGGAGAAGTCTAAGGCAAAAGAGTCGGCATTGAATCGGGGAAAGAAGCGGCAGCTGAAATCTAATGTTGCTGCTGCTGCATGGGGTAAACTTGTTTCACAGTGCTCTCAG AATCCTCATGTTGTCATGCATCGTGCAACTTATACTGTAGGTCAAGGTCGTGGCAGTGACTTGTGGATAGGAGATTCATCTGTTAGTAAAACTTTATGTAATCTCAAGCATACTGAGACAGAG AAAGGGGTATCCATCACTCTTCTTGAAGTTATGGGGAAAAAAGGCGACGTGCAAGTCAATGGCAAGGTCTACCCTAAAAATTCTACTGTCCCTCTCAAAGGAGGTGATGAAGTTGTTTTTGGGTCATCTGGTCAACATTCTTAT ATCTTTGATGACAACTTATCTGCTGCAAGTTTTGCTCATTCTGTTAGCATATTGGGAGCTCATAGCGGATCAATCAAGGGACTGCATCTTGAGGCAAGGTCCAGGGATCCCTCCACTGTAGCAGTTGCATCGACCCTGGCATCTTTGTCAAATCTTCCAAAAGAGTTGTCTCTTCTCCCACCATCATCTCAAAATGGTAAGGATGTAAAACAAAGTTCAGAGGTGCCAATACTACCCGCTGCCAGTGGAGTGGCAGATAAAGATGATTTAGATATTGATATGAAGGATGCTTCTGATTGTAATGATGTACCTCGTGTTTTGGTGGATGAGAAGAATGACGTGACATCTCCCGATGTTGGAAATGGTAACTTGAATCTTGATAACATTGCACTAGATTCAGTTGATGCAGAGATTGGGAAGGTGCGACCTCTCCTGCGAGTACTTGCTGGATCTTCTGCTTCTGAGTTTGGTTTAAGTGGTATTTCCAAAATTCTCGAGGAGCAAAGGGATTTCCGAGAGCTATTCAAGGATTTTGATCCTCCAATTTCGGCTTTAACTAGGCGCCAAGCATTTAAAAATGCCTTAGAGCAAGGAGTACTTGATTTCAACAATATTGAGGTCTCATTTGAAAATTTTCCATATTATTTAAG TGAGAACACCAAGGATATTCTGATTGCTTCCACTTATATACACTTGAAGTGTAACAAGTTTGCAAAATATACTTCAGATCTCCCCACAGTGTGCCCTAGGATTTTGCTATCAGGTCCGGCAG GTTCAGAAATTTATCAGGAGACGCTGGCCAAAGCACTTGCTAAACACTTTGGTGCTAAGCTACTGATAGTTGATTCTCTCTTGCTGCCTGGT GGTTCAATTGCCAAAGATGTCGACCCTGTGAAAGAAAGCTCAAAGCCAGGGAGAGCTAGTGTATTTGCTAAAcgtgctgcacaagcagcggcacTGCATCTTAATAAGAAGCCAGCTTCAAGTGTTGAGGCAGATATAACTGGTGGTTCAACGATAAGTTCTCATGCTCAGCCCAAGCAGGAGGCATCTACTGCCTCGTCAAAAAACTACACTTTCAAAAAAG GTGACAGAGTGAAGTATGTTGGATCTTCATCAGGCTTTTCTCCGCTGCAAACACCTTTAAG GGGTCCAACATATGGTTACAAGGGAAAAGTGGTTCTTGCATTTGAGGAAAATGGGTCCTCTAAAATTGGTGTCAGATTTGATAAATCAATTCCGGAGGGTAATGATCTTGGAGGTCTGTGCGATGAAGATCATGGGTTCTTTTGTGCTG CTGACTTGCTCCGCCTTGACAGCTCAAGTACTGATGAAATTGATAAACTTGCTATCAATGAACTCTTTGAG GTTGCTTCAAATGAAAGTAAAAGTAGTCCTCTAGTTTTGTTCATCAAAGACATTGAGAAGTCTATGGTGGGAAATCCTGAGGCTTATGCTGCTTTCAAGATTAAGCTCGAACATTTGCCAGAGAATGTTGTTGCCATAGCATCCCTTACCCAGTCGGACAACCGAAAGGAGAAA tcGCATCCTGGTGGCCTGCTATTTACAAAATTTGGAAGTAACCAAACGGCATTGCTTGACCTTGCCTTCCCA gataattttggtaggttGCATGATAGAAGCAAAGAAACCCCCAAGACAATGAAGCAGCTCACCCGCCTGTTCCCCAATAAAGTTACCATACAGATTCCTCAG GATGAAACCTTATTATCAGACTGGAAGCAACAGTTAGATCGGGATATGGAAACTATGAAATCTCAGGCAAACATAGCAAGCATTCGCAAT GTTTTGAATCGAATCAGAATTGATTGCCCTGACCTTGAAACATTATGCATAAAAGATCAAGCCCTCACAAATGAAA GTGTTGAAAAGATAGTCGGCTGGGCTTTGAGTCATCACTTTATGCACGAATCCGAGTCTTCTGTGAAGGACGCCAAGCTAGTTATCTCCGGTGAAAG CATTGCTTATGGGCTCAATATCTTGCAAGGCATTCAGAGTGAAACCAAGAGTTCAAAGAAATCCCTCAAG GATGTGGTTACTGAAAACGAGTTCGAGAAGAGACTACTTGGGGACGTAATTCCACCTAGTGATATTGGTGTTACTTTTAATGACATTGGGGCCTTGGAAACTGTCAAGGATACTCTAAAAGAATTGGTGATGTTGCCTCTTCAGAGACCAGAATTGTTTTGTAAAGGACAGCTGACCAAG CCTTGCAAGGGAATATTGCTCTTTGGACCTCCAGGTACCGGTAAAACAATGCTTGCAAAAGCTGTTGCTACTGAGGCTGGTGCAAACTTTATAAACATATCAATGTCAAGCATTACGTCAAAG TGGTTCGGTGAAGGGGAGAAGTATGTCAAAGCAGTCTTCACTTTAGCTAGTAAAATAGCGCCTAGTGTTGTTTTCGTTGACGAG GTGGACAGCATGTTAGGAAGACGAGAAAATCCAGGAGAGCATGAAGCTATGCGGAAAATGAAGAATGAATTCATGGTAAATTGGGATGGTTTGCGTACAAAAGACAAGGAACGGGTGCTTGTGCTTGCTGCAACAAATAGACCCTTTGACCTTGATGAAGCAGTTATTAGGAGGCTTCCCCGCCG GTTGATGGTAAACGTGCCAGATGCTCCAAACAGAAAGAAAATTTTGAGAGTGATATTGGCGAAGGAAGAATTAGTGCCAAATGTGGATGTAGAAGCTATTGCTAATATGACGGAAGGGTATTCAGGGAGTGATTTAAAG AATTTATGTGTGACAGCTGCGCATTGCCCGATTAGAGAAATTTTGGAGAAAGAGAAGAAG GAGAAAGCATCGGCAGTTGCAGAGAACAAACCAAGTCCGGCATTGCATAGTAGTGCAGACATCCGTCCACTTAACATGGATGATTTTAAGTATGCACATGAACAG GTATGTGCTAGTGTATCCCCAGAATCTTCAAACATGAATGAGCTTCTCCAGTGGAATGAATTATATGGAGAAGGTGGATCAAGGAAGAAAATATCTCTCAGCTACTTCATGTAG
- the LOC104093922 gene encoding uncharacterized protein isoform X4: protein MVETRRSSSSSKRSLSSPSSPISNGKRSKAAEALSSSTNDTLGEKIQGELNESGPESAEQEVRSADLDAAADVPQKSLETEAANEPLVSPMTLGDSVIDVEKSKAKESALNRGKKRQLKSNVAAAAWGKLVSQCSQNPHVVMHRATYTVGQGRGSDLWIGDSSVSKTLCNLKHTETEKGVSITLLEVMGKKGDVQVNGKVYPKNSTVPLKGGDEVVFGSSGQHSYIFDDNLSAASFAHSVSILGAHSGSIKGLHLEARSRDPSTVAVASTLASLSNLPKELSLLPPSSQNGKDVKQSSEVPILPAASGVADKDDLDIDMKDASDCNDVPRVLVDEKNDVTSPDVGNGNLNLDNIALDSVDAEIGKVRPLLRVLAGSSASEFGLSGISKILEEQRDFRELFKDFDPPISALTRRQAFKNALEQGVLDFNNIEVSFENFPYYLSENTKDILIASTYIHLKCNKFAKYTSDLPTVCPRILLSGPAGSEIYQETLAKALAKHFGAKLLIVDSLLLPGGSIAKDVDPVKESSKPGRASVFAKRAAQAAALHLNKKPASSVEADITGGSTISSHAQPKQEASTASSKNYTFKKGDRVKYVGSSSGFSPLQTPLRGPTYGYKGKVVLAFEENGSSKIGVRFDKSIPEGNDLGGLCDEDHGFFCAADLLRLDSSSTDEIDKLAINELFEDNFGRLHDRSKETPKTMKQLTRLFPNKVTIQIPQDETLLSDWKQQLDRDMETMKSQANIASIRNVLNRIRIDCPDLETLCIKDQALTNESVEKIVGWALSHHFMHESESSVKDAKLVISGESIAYGLNILQGIQSETKSSKKSLKDVVTENEFEKRLLGDVIPPSDIGVTFNDIGALETVKDTLKELVMLPLQRPELFCKGQLTKPCKGILLFGPPGTGKTMLAKAVATEAGANFINISMSSITSKWFGEGEKYVKAVFTLASKIAPSVVFVDEVDSMLGRRENPGEHEAMRKMKNEFMVNWDGLRTKDKERVLVLAATNRPFDLDEAVIRRLPRRLMVNVPDAPNRKKILRVILAKEELVPNVDVEAIANMTEGYSGSDLKNLCVTAAHCPIREILEKEKKEKASAVAENKPSPALHSSADIRPLNMDDFKYAHEQVCASVSPESSNMNELLQWNELYGEGGSRKKISLSYFM from the exons ATGGTTGAGACCAGACGCAGCTCTTCGTCCTCCAAGCGTTCTCTCTCGTCCCCCTCCTCTCCTATTTCTAACGGCAAGCGCTCCAAG GCGGCGGAGGCATTGTCATCGTCGACTAATGATACGCTTGGGGAGAAAATCCAGGGTGAGTTGAATGAATCAGGACCTGAATCTGCTGAACAAGAGGTTCGATCAGCTGATCTGGACGCTGCTGCTGATGTGCCACAAAAATCGCTGGAAACTGAAGCCGCAAACGAGCCTTTGGTATCACCCATGACTTTAG GTGATTCTGTGATAGATGTGGAGAAGTCTAAGGCAAAAGAGTCGGCATTGAATCGGGGAAAGAAGCGGCAGCTGAAATCTAATGTTGCTGCTGCTGCATGGGGTAAACTTGTTTCACAGTGCTCTCAG AATCCTCATGTTGTCATGCATCGTGCAACTTATACTGTAGGTCAAGGTCGTGGCAGTGACTTGTGGATAGGAGATTCATCTGTTAGTAAAACTTTATGTAATCTCAAGCATACTGAGACAGAG AAAGGGGTATCCATCACTCTTCTTGAAGTTATGGGGAAAAAAGGCGACGTGCAAGTCAATGGCAAGGTCTACCCTAAAAATTCTACTGTCCCTCTCAAAGGAGGTGATGAAGTTGTTTTTGGGTCATCTGGTCAACATTCTTAT ATCTTTGATGACAACTTATCTGCTGCAAGTTTTGCTCATTCTGTTAGCATATTGGGAGCTCATAGCGGATCAATCAAGGGACTGCATCTTGAGGCAAGGTCCAGGGATCCCTCCACTGTAGCAGTTGCATCGACCCTGGCATCTTTGTCAAATCTTCCAAAAGAGTTGTCTCTTCTCCCACCATCATCTCAAAATGGTAAGGATGTAAAACAAAGTTCAGAGGTGCCAATACTACCCGCTGCCAGTGGAGTGGCAGATAAAGATGATTTAGATATTGATATGAAGGATGCTTCTGATTGTAATGATGTACCTCGTGTTTTGGTGGATGAGAAGAATGACGTGACATCTCCCGATGTTGGAAATGGTAACTTGAATCTTGATAACATTGCACTAGATTCAGTTGATGCAGAGATTGGGAAGGTGCGACCTCTCCTGCGAGTACTTGCTGGATCTTCTGCTTCTGAGTTTGGTTTAAGTGGTATTTCCAAAATTCTCGAGGAGCAAAGGGATTTCCGAGAGCTATTCAAGGATTTTGATCCTCCAATTTCGGCTTTAACTAGGCGCCAAGCATTTAAAAATGCCTTAGAGCAAGGAGTACTTGATTTCAACAATATTGAGGTCTCATTTGAAAATTTTCCATATTATTTAAG TGAGAACACCAAGGATATTCTGATTGCTTCCACTTATATACACTTGAAGTGTAACAAGTTTGCAAAATATACTTCAGATCTCCCCACAGTGTGCCCTAGGATTTTGCTATCAGGTCCGGCAG GTTCAGAAATTTATCAGGAGACGCTGGCCAAAGCACTTGCTAAACACTTTGGTGCTAAGCTACTGATAGTTGATTCTCTCTTGCTGCCTGGT GGTTCAATTGCCAAAGATGTCGACCCTGTGAAAGAAAGCTCAAAGCCAGGGAGAGCTAGTGTATTTGCTAAAcgtgctgcacaagcagcggcacTGCATCTTAATAAGAAGCCAGCTTCAAGTGTTGAGGCAGATATAACTGGTGGTTCAACGATAAGTTCTCATGCTCAGCCCAAGCAGGAGGCATCTACTGCCTCGTCAAAAAACTACACTTTCAAAAAAG GTGACAGAGTGAAGTATGTTGGATCTTCATCAGGCTTTTCTCCGCTGCAAACACCTTTAAG GGGTCCAACATATGGTTACAAGGGAAAAGTGGTTCTTGCATTTGAGGAAAATGGGTCCTCTAAAATTGGTGTCAGATTTGATAAATCAATTCCGGAGGGTAATGATCTTGGAGGTCTGTGCGATGAAGATCATGGGTTCTTTTGTGCTG CTGACTTGCTCCGCCTTGACAGCTCAAGTACTGATGAAATTGATAAACTTGCTATCAATGAACTCTTTGAG gataattttggtaggttGCATGATAGAAGCAAAGAAACCCCCAAGACAATGAAGCAGCTCACCCGCCTGTTCCCCAATAAAGTTACCATACAGATTCCTCAG GATGAAACCTTATTATCAGACTGGAAGCAACAGTTAGATCGGGATATGGAAACTATGAAATCTCAGGCAAACATAGCAAGCATTCGCAAT GTTTTGAATCGAATCAGAATTGATTGCCCTGACCTTGAAACATTATGCATAAAAGATCAAGCCCTCACAAATGAAA GTGTTGAAAAGATAGTCGGCTGGGCTTTGAGTCATCACTTTATGCACGAATCCGAGTCTTCTGTGAAGGACGCCAAGCTAGTTATCTCCGGTGAAAG CATTGCTTATGGGCTCAATATCTTGCAAGGCATTCAGAGTGAAACCAAGAGTTCAAAGAAATCCCTCAAG GATGTGGTTACTGAAAACGAGTTCGAGAAGAGACTACTTGGGGACGTAATTCCACCTAGTGATATTGGTGTTACTTTTAATGACATTGGGGCCTTGGAAACTGTCAAGGATACTCTAAAAGAATTGGTGATGTTGCCTCTTCAGAGACCAGAATTGTTTTGTAAAGGACAGCTGACCAAG CCTTGCAAGGGAATATTGCTCTTTGGACCTCCAGGTACCGGTAAAACAATGCTTGCAAAAGCTGTTGCTACTGAGGCTGGTGCAAACTTTATAAACATATCAATGTCAAGCATTACGTCAAAG TGGTTCGGTGAAGGGGAGAAGTATGTCAAAGCAGTCTTCACTTTAGCTAGTAAAATAGCGCCTAGTGTTGTTTTCGTTGACGAG GTGGACAGCATGTTAGGAAGACGAGAAAATCCAGGAGAGCATGAAGCTATGCGGAAAATGAAGAATGAATTCATGGTAAATTGGGATGGTTTGCGTACAAAAGACAAGGAACGGGTGCTTGTGCTTGCTGCAACAAATAGACCCTTTGACCTTGATGAAGCAGTTATTAGGAGGCTTCCCCGCCG GTTGATGGTAAACGTGCCAGATGCTCCAAACAGAAAGAAAATTTTGAGAGTGATATTGGCGAAGGAAGAATTAGTGCCAAATGTGGATGTAGAAGCTATTGCTAATATGACGGAAGGGTATTCAGGGAGTGATTTAAAG AATTTATGTGTGACAGCTGCGCATTGCCCGATTAGAGAAATTTTGGAGAAAGAGAAGAAG GAGAAAGCATCGGCAGTTGCAGAGAACAAACCAAGTCCGGCATTGCATAGTAGTGCAGACATCCGTCCACTTAACATGGATGATTTTAAGTATGCACATGAACAG GTATGTGCTAGTGTATCCCCAGAATCTTCAAACATGAATGAGCTTCTCCAGTGGAATGAATTATATGGAGAAGGTGGATCAAGGAAGAAAATATCTCTCAGCTACTTCATGTAG
- the LOC104093922 gene encoding uncharacterized protein isoform X5, with the protein MVETRRSSSSSKRSLSSPSSPISNGKRSKAAEALSSSTNDTLGEKIQGELNESGPESAEQEVRSADLDAAADVPQKSLETEAANEPLVSPMTLGDSVIDVEKSKAKESALNRGKKRQLKSNVAAAAWGKLVSQCSQNPHVVMHRATYTVGQGRGSDLWIGDSSVSKTLCNLKHTETEKGVSITLLEVMGKKGDVQVNGKVYPKNSTVPLKGGDEVVFGSSGQHSYIFDDNLSAASFAHSVSILGAHSGSIKGLHLEARSRDPSTVAVASTLASLSNLPKELSLLPPSSQNGKDVKQSSEVPILPAASGVADKDDLDIDMKDASDCNDVPRVLVDEKNDVTSPDVGNGNLNLDNIALDSVDAEIGKVRPLLRVLAGSSASEFGLSGISKILEEQRDFRELFKDFDPPISALTRRQAFKNALEQGVLDFNNIEVSFENFPYYLSENTKDILIASTYIHLKCNKFAKYTSDLPTVCPRILLSGPAGSEIYQETLAKALAKHFGAKLLIVDSLLLPGGSIAKDVDPVKESSKPGRASVFAKRAAQAAALHLNKKPASSVEADITGGSTISSHAQPKQEASTASSKNYTFKKGDRVKYVGSSSGFSPLQTPLRGPTYGYKGKVVLAFEENGSSKIGVRFDKSIPEGNDLGGLCDEDHGFFCAADLLRLDSSSTDEIDKLAINELFEVASNESKSSPLVLFIKDIEKSMVGNPEAYAAFKIKLEHLPENVVAIASLTQSDNRKEKSHPGGLLFTKFGSNQTALLDLAFPDNFGRLHDRSKETPKTMKQLTRLFPNKVTIQIPQDETLLSDWKQQLDRDMETMKSQANIASIRNVLNRIRIDCPDLETLCIKDQALTNESVEKIVGWALSHHFMHESESSVKDAKLVISGESIAYGLNILQGIQSETKSSKKSLKDVVTENEFEKRLLGDVIPPSDIGVTFNDIGALETVKDTLKELVMLPLQRPELFCKGQLTKPCKGILLFGPPGTGKTMLAKAVATEAGANFINISMSSITSKWFGEGEKYVKAVFTLASKIAPSVVFVDEVGDIFSRWTAC; encoded by the exons ATGGTTGAGACCAGACGCAGCTCTTCGTCCTCCAAGCGTTCTCTCTCGTCCCCCTCCTCTCCTATTTCTAACGGCAAGCGCTCCAAG GCGGCGGAGGCATTGTCATCGTCGACTAATGATACGCTTGGGGAGAAAATCCAGGGTGAGTTGAATGAATCAGGACCTGAATCTGCTGAACAAGAGGTTCGATCAGCTGATCTGGACGCTGCTGCTGATGTGCCACAAAAATCGCTGGAAACTGAAGCCGCAAACGAGCCTTTGGTATCACCCATGACTTTAG GTGATTCTGTGATAGATGTGGAGAAGTCTAAGGCAAAAGAGTCGGCATTGAATCGGGGAAAGAAGCGGCAGCTGAAATCTAATGTTGCTGCTGCTGCATGGGGTAAACTTGTTTCACAGTGCTCTCAG AATCCTCATGTTGTCATGCATCGTGCAACTTATACTGTAGGTCAAGGTCGTGGCAGTGACTTGTGGATAGGAGATTCATCTGTTAGTAAAACTTTATGTAATCTCAAGCATACTGAGACAGAG AAAGGGGTATCCATCACTCTTCTTGAAGTTATGGGGAAAAAAGGCGACGTGCAAGTCAATGGCAAGGTCTACCCTAAAAATTCTACTGTCCCTCTCAAAGGAGGTGATGAAGTTGTTTTTGGGTCATCTGGTCAACATTCTTAT ATCTTTGATGACAACTTATCTGCTGCAAGTTTTGCTCATTCTGTTAGCATATTGGGAGCTCATAGCGGATCAATCAAGGGACTGCATCTTGAGGCAAGGTCCAGGGATCCCTCCACTGTAGCAGTTGCATCGACCCTGGCATCTTTGTCAAATCTTCCAAAAGAGTTGTCTCTTCTCCCACCATCATCTCAAAATGGTAAGGATGTAAAACAAAGTTCAGAGGTGCCAATACTACCCGCTGCCAGTGGAGTGGCAGATAAAGATGATTTAGATATTGATATGAAGGATGCTTCTGATTGTAATGATGTACCTCGTGTTTTGGTGGATGAGAAGAATGACGTGACATCTCCCGATGTTGGAAATGGTAACTTGAATCTTGATAACATTGCACTAGATTCAGTTGATGCAGAGATTGGGAAGGTGCGACCTCTCCTGCGAGTACTTGCTGGATCTTCTGCTTCTGAGTTTGGTTTAAGTGGTATTTCCAAAATTCTCGAGGAGCAAAGGGATTTCCGAGAGCTATTCAAGGATTTTGATCCTCCAATTTCGGCTTTAACTAGGCGCCAAGCATTTAAAAATGCCTTAGAGCAAGGAGTACTTGATTTCAACAATATTGAGGTCTCATTTGAAAATTTTCCATATTATTTAAG TGAGAACACCAAGGATATTCTGATTGCTTCCACTTATATACACTTGAAGTGTAACAAGTTTGCAAAATATACTTCAGATCTCCCCACAGTGTGCCCTAGGATTTTGCTATCAGGTCCGGCAG GTTCAGAAATTTATCAGGAGACGCTGGCCAAAGCACTTGCTAAACACTTTGGTGCTAAGCTACTGATAGTTGATTCTCTCTTGCTGCCTGGT GGTTCAATTGCCAAAGATGTCGACCCTGTGAAAGAAAGCTCAAAGCCAGGGAGAGCTAGTGTATTTGCTAAAcgtgctgcacaagcagcggcacTGCATCTTAATAAGAAGCCAGCTTCAAGTGTTGAGGCAGATATAACTGGTGGTTCAACGATAAGTTCTCATGCTCAGCCCAAGCAGGAGGCATCTACTGCCTCGTCAAAAAACTACACTTTCAAAAAAG GTGACAGAGTGAAGTATGTTGGATCTTCATCAGGCTTTTCTCCGCTGCAAACACCTTTAAG GGGTCCAACATATGGTTACAAGGGAAAAGTGGTTCTTGCATTTGAGGAAAATGGGTCCTCTAAAATTGGTGTCAGATTTGATAAATCAATTCCGGAGGGTAATGATCTTGGAGGTCTGTGCGATGAAGATCATGGGTTCTTTTGTGCTG CTGACTTGCTCCGCCTTGACAGCTCAAGTACTGATGAAATTGATAAACTTGCTATCAATGAACTCTTTGAG GTTGCTTCAAATGAAAGTAAAAGTAGTCCTCTAGTTTTGTTCATCAAAGACATTGAGAAGTCTATGGTGGGAAATCCTGAGGCTTATGCTGCTTTCAAGATTAAGCTCGAACATTTGCCAGAGAATGTTGTTGCCATAGCATCCCTTACCCAGTCGGACAACCGAAAGGAGAAA tcGCATCCTGGTGGCCTGCTATTTACAAAATTTGGAAGTAACCAAACGGCATTGCTTGACCTTGCCTTCCCA gataattttggtaggttGCATGATAGAAGCAAAGAAACCCCCAAGACAATGAAGCAGCTCACCCGCCTGTTCCCCAATAAAGTTACCATACAGATTCCTCAG GATGAAACCTTATTATCAGACTGGAAGCAACAGTTAGATCGGGATATGGAAACTATGAAATCTCAGGCAAACATAGCAAGCATTCGCAAT GTTTTGAATCGAATCAGAATTGATTGCCCTGACCTTGAAACATTATGCATAAAAGATCAAGCCCTCACAAATGAAA GTGTTGAAAAGATAGTCGGCTGGGCTTTGAGTCATCACTTTATGCACGAATCCGAGTCTTCTGTGAAGGACGCCAAGCTAGTTATCTCCGGTGAAAG CATTGCTTATGGGCTCAATATCTTGCAAGGCATTCAGAGTGAAACCAAGAGTTCAAAGAAATCCCTCAAG GATGTGGTTACTGAAAACGAGTTCGAGAAGAGACTACTTGGGGACGTAATTCCACCTAGTGATATTGGTGTTACTTTTAATGACATTGGGGCCTTGGAAACTGTCAAGGATACTCTAAAAGAATTGGTGATGTTGCCTCTTCAGAGACCAGAATTGTTTTGTAAAGGACAGCTGACCAAG CCTTGCAAGGGAATATTGCTCTTTGGACCTCCAGGTACCGGTAAAACAATGCTTGCAAAAGCTGTTGCTACTGAGGCTGGTGCAAACTTTATAAACATATCAATGTCAAGCATTACGTCAAAG TGGTTCGGTGAAGGGGAGAAGTATGTCAAAGCAGTCTTCACTTTAGCTAGTAAAATAGCGCCTAGTGTTGTTTTCGTTGACGAGGTTGGTGACATTTTCTCCAG GTGGACAGCATGTTAG